A window of the Procambarus clarkii isolate CNS0578487 chromosome 19, FALCON_Pclarkii_2.0, whole genome shotgun sequence genome harbors these coding sequences:
- the LOC138366468 gene encoding THO complex subunit 4-like, with amino-acid sequence MATDIDMSLEDYIKTRMNMVGSRTCRDRSEDPQRMSVLSTVVVASQCKDMTDKELFAEFGTIINAAVNNDNLGKSLGTAYIVFAREADALQALKQYNGFRFHGRPIGITMDGGSAGSGDIKDRLDYNRVYRSGYRGKDRTGYRLGDRTNKRSAYKGRKFINYSNRDVERGGNGRGERDVSSDERFGYIDSNHERWFGRRGTRNKVYNGNDPDIECDAW; translated from the exons ATGGCAACTGATATTGATATGAGCCTGGAAGACTATATTAAGACTCGAATGAATATGGTTGGTTCAAGAACATGTCGAGACCGTTCAGAAGATCCTCAGAGGATGTCTGTTTTGAGCACTGTGGTTGTGGCAAGTCAATGCAAGGATATGACAGACAAA GAGCTGTTTGCTGAATTTGGAACCATTATAAATGCAGCAGTTAACAATGATAACTTGGGAAAGTCATTAGGTACAGCGTATATTGTCTTTGCCCGAGAAGCAGATGCACTTCAAGCTCTCAAGCAGTACAATGGTTTTCGTTTTCATGGCCGACCAATAGGAATCACCATGGATGGCGGATCAGCTG GTAGTGGCGACATAAAAGATCGGCTTGATTACAACAGAGTCTACAGAAGTGGCTATCGTGGAAAAGACCGCACTGGCTACCGTCTTGGCGATCGTACTAACAAACGGAGTGCATACAAAGGCAGAAAATTCATTAATTACAGTAATAGAGATGTCGAACGTGGTGGAAATGGTAGAGGCGAGCGTGATGTAAGTAGTGACGAACGCTTTGGCTACATTGACAGCAACCACGAGAGATGGTTTGGTAGGCGGGGTACCAGGAATAAGGTATATAATGGCAATGATCCGGATATTGAGTGTGATGCCTGGTAA